One window from the genome of Deinococcus reticulitermitis encodes:
- a CDS encoding FKBP-type peptidyl-prolyl cis-trans isomerase, with amino-acid sequence MKIAQDKVVDIDYTLTVDGEVIDSSAGEQPLVYLHGHGLIIPGLERALEGREVGDSFQITVAPEDGYGERNEEAVETLERADFDDTVEVGETYYMQATDGTSFPFTVISMDGESVRADFNPPLAGKTLNFDVQVRAVRDATPEEIEHGHAHADDMDGD; translated from the coding sequence ATGAAAATTGCCCAAGACAAAGTGGTGGACATCGACTACACGCTCACGGTGGACGGTGAGGTGATCGACTCCAGCGCAGGCGAGCAGCCGCTCGTCTATCTGCACGGCCACGGCCTGATCATCCCCGGTCTGGAACGCGCGCTCGAGGGCCGCGAGGTCGGCGACTCGTTTCAGATCACCGTCGCTCCGGAAGACGGCTACGGCGAGCGCAACGAGGAAGCGGTCGAGACGCTGGAGCGCGCGGACTTCGACGACACGGTGGAGGTCGGCGAGACCTACTACATGCAGGCCACCGACGGCACGTCCTTTCCCTTCACTGTGATCTCGATGGATGGCGAGAGCGTCCGGGCCGACTTCAACCCGCCTCTTGCCGGCAAAACGCTGAATTTCGACGTGCAGGTCCGCGCTGTGCGTGACGCCACGCCCGAGGAAATTGAACACGGCCACGCCCACGCCGACGACATGGACGGGGACTGA